From the Paucilactobacillus hokkaidonensis JCM 18461 genome, one window contains:
- a CDS encoding carbohydrate ABC transporter permease, translating into MLIKKHQYLAFVLPAVFFILLIIVVPFLIGIYYSFTDSNGLRSSFIGWKNFEVLFQDSTFLQSFWLTVKFSFVSVILINLVGLAFALIVTSHNNRLTKSLRTIFFMPNLIGGILLGFIWQFIFTSAFQAIAAAFHLDFFKGWLSNPSTGFWGIVILFVWQMSGYIMLIYISFLNAIPKNTIQAAVLDGAKATQIFFFIKLPQLAPAFTISLFLTLANSFKLYEQNLALTNGGPYRSTEMISMYIYNTAFVNFQQGYAQAAGIILFLCVTIVSFIQLALSRKREG; encoded by the coding sequence ATGCTTATCAAAAAACATCAATATCTGGCTTTTGTTTTACCAGCAGTTTTCTTTATACTATTGATTATTGTCGTACCATTTCTGATAGGAATTTATTATTCCTTTACCGATTCCAATGGTTTACGCTCTTCTTTTATTGGTTGGAAAAACTTTGAAGTCCTTTTTCAAGACTCCACCTTTCTGCAGAGTTTTTGGCTAACAGTTAAATTTTCTTTTGTTTCAGTAATTCTAATTAACTTAGTCGGTTTGGCTTTTGCGTTAATCGTCACCAGTCACAACAACAGACTCACAAAATCACTCAGAACCATCTTCTTCATGCCAAATCTGATCGGCGGAATACTACTTGGTTTTATCTGGCAATTCATTTTTACTTCTGCTTTTCAGGCAATTGCCGCTGCTTTTCATCTTGACTTTTTCAAAGGTTGGTTGAGCAACCCTTCAACAGGCTTTTGGGGGATAGTAATTCTGTTTGTTTGGCAGATGAGCGGTTATATTATGTTAATCTATATTTCTTTCTTGAATGCAATTCCTAAGAATACCATTCAAGCAGCTGTTCTAGACGGTGCAAAAGCAACCCAGATTTTCTTTTTCATCAAGCTGCCACAATTGGCGCCAGCCTTTACAATCAGTCTATTTCTAACACTTGCCAACTCGTTTAAACTCTATGAGCAAAACTTAGCACTTACAAATGGTGGCCCATACCGCTCCACAGAGATGATTTCGATGTATATTTATAATACTGCTTTTGTAAACTTCCAGCAGGGATACGCTCAGGCAGCCGGAATTATCCTTTTCCTTTGTGTAACCATTGTTTCCTTTATTCAATTAGCACTTTCAAGAAAGCGGGAGGGATAG